The following coding sequences are from one Musa acuminata AAA Group cultivar baxijiao chromosome BXJ2-4, Cavendish_Baxijiao_AAA, whole genome shotgun sequence window:
- the LOC135610838 gene encoding protein ROLLING AND ERECT LEAF 2-like isoform X1, protein MGCTASRVENEDTVRRCRERHRLIKEAVHSRHHFASAHSDYLRSLRDAAAALTRFALGEPLGVSEHAPPVLLRSSAGPSTLPPPTPQPHPPPPPPFYFSSCSSPPSPSPGIQLPRVLPVSGSTDTNLRNPSVAAPPGRFAAMNSTYPASPSHSSSAWSTWDWEYFYPPSPPSSEFFDRRRAELEEKNRDQHHHLAMEVEKMEGGGGEGREEVHCRQWGEPHSSSTSSSTRSDDEEPEADKDSRSTAIYARSDYDGASERSRLTPSEIGSLTATVVKPQQWVRSEAGSSSAQWNAGRQIISCASAAAAEELKVVVRHRNLAEIVAAIDEYFAKAAAAGDAVSDLLETGHARFDRNLSHLKKTVYHSNGVLRALSSSWTSKPPLAIRYQLNTEAMESGGGKKSHCCTLEQLLAWEKKLFEEVKAREGVKIEHEKKLSTLQSLECRGKDDSKLDKTKTSITKLQSLIVVTSQAVTTTSSAITRVRDDELAPQLFEICYNLLSMWKQMNRFHEAQNHVVQQVRGLVNGVFAGATTSDLHRLATRDLEAAISAWHSSFDRLIKYQRDYVNALYGWLKLTLLRVGGDNIQEDHSSPLSIALTAFCDEWKQALDRLPDKVASEAIKSFMSVIHVICTKQAEELKIKKRAETYSKELEKKSTSLRSIEKKYYQSYSTVGIGLPGGGNENNGHVMFDARDPLAEKKLEIAACRRKVEDEMVKHAKAVEVTRSVTLNNIQTGLPGVFQAITGFSGLFVEVLEAVCRRAGSF, encoded by the exons ATGGGGTGCACGGCGTCGCGGGTGGAGAACGAGGACACGGTGCGACGGTGCAGGGAGCGGCACCGCCTCATCAAGGAGGCCGTGCACTCCCGCCACCACTTTGCCTCCGCCCACTCCGACTACCTTCGCTCCCTCCGCGATGCCGCCGCCGCCCTCACCCGCTTCGCCCTCGGCGAGCCCCTCGGCGTCTCCGAGCACGCCCCTCCGGTTCTCCTCCGCTCCTCCGCAGGCCCATCCACGCTCCCGCCGCCCACGCCCCAGCCACATCCGCCGCCTCCCCCTCCATTCTACTTCTCCTCTTGCTCCTCCCCTCCTTCGCCCTCTCCCGGCATTCAGCTCCCTCGCGTCCTCCCCGTCTCCGGTTCCACCGACACCAACCTTCGCAATCCCTCAGTGGCCGCCCCTCCGGGGCGCTTCGCGGCCATGAACTCTACGTATCCCGCCAGCCCCTCCCACTCCTCCTCCGCCTGGTCTACCTGGGACTGGGAGTACTTCTACCCTCCCTCTCCCCCAAGTTCCGAGTTCTTTGATCGTCGGAGAGCCGAGCTCGAGGAGAAAAATCGCGATCAGCACCATCATCTCGCCATGGAGGTAGAGAAgatggaaggaggaggaggagaagggagggaaGAGGTCCACTGCCGCCAATGGGGCGAGCCCCACTCGAGCTCCACCAGCTCCTCCACCAGATCCGACGACGAGGAGCCGGAAGCGGATAAGGACTCGAGATCCACCGCGATCTACGCCAGATCCGACTACGACGGTGCCTCGGAGCGAAGCCGGTTGACGCCATCGGAGATCGGGTCTCTCACAGCGACGGTGGTGAAACCACAGCAGTGGGTAAGGTCGGAGGCCGGATCGTCTTCAGCGCAGTGGAACGCAGGGCGGCAGATAATCTCCTGCGCCTCCGCCGCTGCAGCGGAGGAGCTCAAGGTGGTGGTTCGCCACCGCAACCTGGCGGAGATCGTGGCAGCGATCGACGAGTACTTCGCGAAGGCCGCTGCCGCGGGCGACGCGGTCTCCGATCTCCTCGAGACCGGCCACGCCCGGTTCGACCGCAACTTGTCTCATCTAAAGA AGACGGTGTACCATTCAAATGGTGTACTGAGAGCGCTATCGTCGAGTTGGACATCGAAGCCGCCACTGGCGATACGGTATCAGTTGAATACGGAAGCCATGGAGTCGGGTGGAGGAAAGAAGAGCCACTGTTGCACCTTGGAACAACTCTTGGCGTGGGAGAAGAAGCTCTTTGAGGAGGTGAAG GCTAGAGAAGGTGTGAAGATCGAGCATGAGAAGAAGCTATCGACTTTGCAGAGCCTCGAATGCAGGGGAAAAGATGATTCGAAGCTGGACAAAACCAAGACTTCCATAACTAAACTGCAATCGCTAATCGTAGTCACATCTCAAGCCGTGACTACCACCTCTTCTGCTATCACACGAGTCCGTGACGACGAGCTCGCACCGCAGCTTTTCGAGATCTGCTACAA CCTTCTGAGTATGTGGAAGCAAATGAACCGATTTCATGAAGCTCAAAACCATGTCGTCCAACAAGTGCGTGGGCTCGTGAACGGCGTCTTCGCTGGTGCGACCACATCTGACCTCCACAGGCTTGCCACGCGTGACCTCGAAGCTGCCATTTCAGCTTGGCATTCCAGCTTTGACCGCCTGATTAAGTACCAAAGAGACTACGTCAATGCGCTGTATGGTTGGCTCAAGCTGACCCTTCTCCGAGTCGGCGGTGACAATATCCAGGAAGATCACTCTTCTCCCCTCTCGATTGCACTCACTGCCTTCTGTGATGAATGGAAGCAGGCACTCGACCGACTGCCTGATAAGGTTGCCTCCGAGGCGATCAAAAGTTTCATGAGTGTCATCCATGTCATCTGCACAAAACAGGCGGAGGAGCTAAAGATTAAGAAGCGGGCTGAGACATACTCCAAAGAGTTGGAGAAGAAGTCGACGTCGCTGAGAAGTATCGAAAAGAAGTACTACCAATCCTACTCGACGGTCGGTATCGGCCTTCCCGGCGGTGGGAATGAGAACAACGGGCATGTGATGTTCGACGCGCGTGACccgctggcagagaagaagctggAGATCGCCGCTTGCCGAAGAAAGGTGGAGGACGAGATGGTGAAGCATGCCAAGGCAGTGGAGGTCACAAGATCCGTGACACTAAACAACATCCAGACGGGCCTGCCCGGGGTGTTTCAGGCCATCACCGGGTTCTCGGGCTTGTTTGTGGAGGTTCTTGAAGCTGTTTGCCGACGAGCTGGGTCGTTTTAG
- the LOC135610841 gene encoding uncharacterized protein LOC135610841 yields the protein MPPRSAKKASGGSAGLRKTASRTAKGTPKAQIQPEVAEEPPKVEVVTAPVDDVKKEIKVEEVVVEKAVAGKPVVLDSDEDDVKEVYMEEDKGERLELEDNEPEDDPEDDTAVDYGEKDMENEVQEDYVDEGEEGEEDDMAEEEEEADMVDEEIEDGGEELEGEEDDENAEEGHEIDAEEEEHHEVVKEHKKRKEFEIFVGGLDKDATEDDLKKVFTKVGVITEIRLMMNPITKKNKGFAFLRFATVEQARRAVSELKSPVVRGKQCGVAPSQDSDTLFVGNICKSWTKEHFKEKLKSYGVENMEDMTLIEDTSNAGMNRGFAFLEFSSRAEAMDAYRRLQKRDVVFGVDRTAKVAFADSFIEPDDEIMAQVRTVFIDGLPAAWDEDRVKDYLKKYGVVEKVELARNMPAAKRKDFGFVTFDTHDNAVSCAEGINNAELGEGDNKVKVRARLSRPHQRGRVKRGLRGNFMIGRRPAYGGRVPYGRPPPHRFPSRAPRPVVPRGVPVGGHGVKRPLGYRDRHPVMAAAERGRLPPPERSYERRPPAPIASYPKISARRDYGRRDELPPPRSRAAVEYGSRVPGERHPSYKVDYSFRGSAYSDIPPRNATRPGDRRAYIDDGYDRKLERPVPSYREGRSRDYDSIPGPKRPYSDLDDSRYADVNIRQTRARLDYVSGSGAQYGDAYSDRFSRSHVGYSSSRTSLSGHDSLYGSRQGMYGGGSGNDGGRMYSSSLNSSYLSRGSDVGGGSSYSSTSLYSGRGLSGSGYVGSGGSSSYY from the exons ATGCCTCCTCGATCGGCGAAGAAGGCGTCGGGTGGGTCGGCGGGGCTGAGGAAGACGGCGTCCAGGACGGCCAAGGGGACGCCCAAGGCCCAGATCCAGCCCGAGGTGGCGGAAGAGCCCCCTAAGGTGGAAGTGGTCACGGCTCCTGTCGACGACGTGAAGAAGGAAATCAAGGTCGAGGAGGTCGTCGTGGAGAAGGCTGTTGCCGGGAAGCCTGTCGTGTTAGATTCTG ATGAAGATGAtgtgaaggaggtttatatggaaGAAGATAAAGGTGAGAGGTTAGAGTTGGAGGACAATGAGCCAGAGGATGATCCTGAAGATGATACTGCTGTAGATTATGGTGAGAAAGATATGGAGAATGAAGTACAAGAAGATTATGTTGATGAAGGCGAGGAGGGTGAAGAGGATGACatggctgaagaagaagaagaagcagacatGGTTGATGAGGAGATTGAAGATGGTGGAGAAGAGTTAGAGGGTGAAGAGGATGATGAAAATGCTGAGGAAGGCCATGAGATTGATGCCGAGGAAGAAGAGCACCATGAGGTAGTTAAGGAGCATAAAAAGCGTAAGGAGTTTGAAATTTTTGTTGGTGGTCTAGATAAAGATGCTACTGAAGATGACCTCAAGAAAGTTTTTACTAAAGTGGGTGTGATTACTGAAATTCGTCTGATGATGAATCCAATTACAAAGAAGAACAAAGGATTTGCATTCTTGCGTTTTGCAACTGTGGAGCAGGCAAGACGTGCTGTTTCAGAGCTCAAAAGCCCTGTG GTGCGTGGTAAGCAGTGTGGTGTTGCTCCTAGTCAAGATAGTGACACTCTCTTTGTGGGTAATATTTGCAAGTCATGGACAAAGGAACAT TTCAAGGAGAAACTTAAGAGCTATGGAGTTGAGAACATGGAAGACATGACCTTGATTGAGGATACGAGTAACGCAGGAATGAATCGTGGTTTTGCCTTTCTGGAGTTCTCATCACGTGCCGAAGCAATGGATGCTTACAGGCGCCTACAGAAGAGAGATGTAGTTTTCGGAGTTGATAGAACTGCCAAGGTTGCATTTGCAGATTCTTTCATTGAGCCAGACGATGAAATCATGGCacag GTTAGAACTGTTTTTATTGATGGCTTGCCTGCTGCATGGGATGAGGACCGTGTAAAGGATTATCTTAAGAAATATGGTGTAGTTGAGAAAGTTGAGCTTGCTCGTAATATGCCGGCTGCCAAGAGGAAAGATTTTGGATTTGTTACTTTTGATACCCATGATAATGCTGTTTCATGTGCTGAAGGCATTAACAATGCTGAGCTAGGGGAAGGCGATAACAAGGTCAAAGTTAGGGCTAGATTGTCAAGGCCGCATCAAAGAGGCAGAGTGAAACGTGGGCTTCGTGGAAATTTTATGATTGGCCGCAGACCTGCTTATGGTGGCCGTGTGCCTTATGGTCGTCCTCCACCTCATAGATTTCCAAGTCGTGCCCCTAGACCAGTTGTTCCACGTGGTGTACCAGTTGGTGGTCATGGTGTGAAGAGACCTCTTGGATATAGAGACAGACATCCTGTAATGGCAGCAGCAGAGAGAGGGCGTTTGCCTCCCCCAGAGAGGTCCTACGAGAGAAGGCCACCTGCACCAA TTGCTTCATACCCAAAAATCAGTGCTAGGAGGGACTATGGTAGGCGTGATGAGCTGCCTCCTCCTAGAAGCAGAGCTGCTGTTGAATATGGATCTAGAGTTCCTGGAGAGAGACATCCATCTTACAAAGTTGATTACTCCTTCCGAGGGTCTGCTTATTCTGATATTCCTCCACGAAATGCTACTCGCCCTGGTGATAGACGTGCTTACATTGATGATGGTTATGATAGAAAACTTGAACGGCCTGTCCCTTCTTATCGAGAGGGGCGCAGCCGAGATTATGATTCAATTCCTGGACCAAAACGCCCTTACTCAGACTTG GATGATTCTCGTTATGCGGATGTAAATATACGTCAGACAAGGGCTCGCTTGGATTATGTTAGTGGAAGTGGTGCGCAATATGGAGATGCTTATAGTGACAG GTTTAGCCGATCTCATGTGGGATATAGTAGTAGTCGTACTTCCCTTTCTGGTCATGATAGCTTGTATGGGAGCCGTCAGGGAATGTATGGTGGAg GCAGTGGCAATGATGGTGGTCGGATGTACTCATCAAGCCTTAACAGTAGTTATCTGTCACGTGGATCTGAT GTTGGTGGTGGCTCTTCCTATTCATCCACATCCCTTTATTCTGGTCGTGGTTTGAGTGGCAGTGGATATGTTGGCAGTGGTGGGTCTAGTTCATACTACTAA
- the LOC135610838 gene encoding protein ROLLING AND ERECT LEAF 2-like isoform X2 has product MGCTASRVENEDTVRRCRERHRLIKEAVHSRHHFASAHSDYLRSLRDAAAALTRFALGEPLGVSEHAPPVLLRSSAGPSTLPPPTPQPHPPPPPPFYFSSCSSPPSPSPGIQLPRVLPVSGSTDTNLRNPSVAAPPGRFAAMNSTYPASPSHSSSAWSTWDWEYFYPPSPPSSEFFDRRRAELEEKNRDQHHHLAMEVEKMEGGGGEGREEVHCRQWGEPHSSSTSSSTRSDDEEPEADKDSRSTAIYARSDYDGASERSRLTPSEIGSLTATVVKPQQWVRSEAGSSSAQWNAGRQIISCASAAAAEELKVVVRHRNLAEIVAAIDEYFAKAAAAGDAVSDLLETGHARFDRNLSHLKKTVYHSNGVLRALSSSWTSKPPLAIRYQLNTEAMESGGGKKSHCCTLEQLLAWEKKLFEEAREGVKIEHEKKLSTLQSLECRGKDDSKLDKTKTSITKLQSLIVVTSQAVTTTSSAITRVRDDELAPQLFEICYNLLSMWKQMNRFHEAQNHVVQQVRGLVNGVFAGATTSDLHRLATRDLEAAISAWHSSFDRLIKYQRDYVNALYGWLKLTLLRVGGDNIQEDHSSPLSIALTAFCDEWKQALDRLPDKVASEAIKSFMSVIHVICTKQAEELKIKKRAETYSKELEKKSTSLRSIEKKYYQSYSTVGIGLPGGGNENNGHVMFDARDPLAEKKLEIAACRRKVEDEMVKHAKAVEVTRSVTLNNIQTGLPGVFQAITGFSGLFVEVLEAVCRRAGSF; this is encoded by the exons ATGGGGTGCACGGCGTCGCGGGTGGAGAACGAGGACACGGTGCGACGGTGCAGGGAGCGGCACCGCCTCATCAAGGAGGCCGTGCACTCCCGCCACCACTTTGCCTCCGCCCACTCCGACTACCTTCGCTCCCTCCGCGATGCCGCCGCCGCCCTCACCCGCTTCGCCCTCGGCGAGCCCCTCGGCGTCTCCGAGCACGCCCCTCCGGTTCTCCTCCGCTCCTCCGCAGGCCCATCCACGCTCCCGCCGCCCACGCCCCAGCCACATCCGCCGCCTCCCCCTCCATTCTACTTCTCCTCTTGCTCCTCCCCTCCTTCGCCCTCTCCCGGCATTCAGCTCCCTCGCGTCCTCCCCGTCTCCGGTTCCACCGACACCAACCTTCGCAATCCCTCAGTGGCCGCCCCTCCGGGGCGCTTCGCGGCCATGAACTCTACGTATCCCGCCAGCCCCTCCCACTCCTCCTCCGCCTGGTCTACCTGGGACTGGGAGTACTTCTACCCTCCCTCTCCCCCAAGTTCCGAGTTCTTTGATCGTCGGAGAGCCGAGCTCGAGGAGAAAAATCGCGATCAGCACCATCATCTCGCCATGGAGGTAGAGAAgatggaaggaggaggaggagaagggagggaaGAGGTCCACTGCCGCCAATGGGGCGAGCCCCACTCGAGCTCCACCAGCTCCTCCACCAGATCCGACGACGAGGAGCCGGAAGCGGATAAGGACTCGAGATCCACCGCGATCTACGCCAGATCCGACTACGACGGTGCCTCGGAGCGAAGCCGGTTGACGCCATCGGAGATCGGGTCTCTCACAGCGACGGTGGTGAAACCACAGCAGTGGGTAAGGTCGGAGGCCGGATCGTCTTCAGCGCAGTGGAACGCAGGGCGGCAGATAATCTCCTGCGCCTCCGCCGCTGCAGCGGAGGAGCTCAAGGTGGTGGTTCGCCACCGCAACCTGGCGGAGATCGTGGCAGCGATCGACGAGTACTTCGCGAAGGCCGCTGCCGCGGGCGACGCGGTCTCCGATCTCCTCGAGACCGGCCACGCCCGGTTCGACCGCAACTTGTCTCATCTAAAGA AGACGGTGTACCATTCAAATGGTGTACTGAGAGCGCTATCGTCGAGTTGGACATCGAAGCCGCCACTGGCGATACGGTATCAGTTGAATACGGAAGCCATGGAGTCGGGTGGAGGAAAGAAGAGCCACTGTTGCACCTTGGAACAACTCTTGGCGTGGGAGAAGAAGCTCTTTGAGGAG GCTAGAGAAGGTGTGAAGATCGAGCATGAGAAGAAGCTATCGACTTTGCAGAGCCTCGAATGCAGGGGAAAAGATGATTCGAAGCTGGACAAAACCAAGACTTCCATAACTAAACTGCAATCGCTAATCGTAGTCACATCTCAAGCCGTGACTACCACCTCTTCTGCTATCACACGAGTCCGTGACGACGAGCTCGCACCGCAGCTTTTCGAGATCTGCTACAA CCTTCTGAGTATGTGGAAGCAAATGAACCGATTTCATGAAGCTCAAAACCATGTCGTCCAACAAGTGCGTGGGCTCGTGAACGGCGTCTTCGCTGGTGCGACCACATCTGACCTCCACAGGCTTGCCACGCGTGACCTCGAAGCTGCCATTTCAGCTTGGCATTCCAGCTTTGACCGCCTGATTAAGTACCAAAGAGACTACGTCAATGCGCTGTATGGTTGGCTCAAGCTGACCCTTCTCCGAGTCGGCGGTGACAATATCCAGGAAGATCACTCTTCTCCCCTCTCGATTGCACTCACTGCCTTCTGTGATGAATGGAAGCAGGCACTCGACCGACTGCCTGATAAGGTTGCCTCCGAGGCGATCAAAAGTTTCATGAGTGTCATCCATGTCATCTGCACAAAACAGGCGGAGGAGCTAAAGATTAAGAAGCGGGCTGAGACATACTCCAAAGAGTTGGAGAAGAAGTCGACGTCGCTGAGAAGTATCGAAAAGAAGTACTACCAATCCTACTCGACGGTCGGTATCGGCCTTCCCGGCGGTGGGAATGAGAACAACGGGCATGTGATGTTCGACGCGCGTGACccgctggcagagaagaagctggAGATCGCCGCTTGCCGAAGAAAGGTGGAGGACGAGATGGTGAAGCATGCCAAGGCAGTGGAGGTCACAAGATCCGTGACACTAAACAACATCCAGACGGGCCTGCCCGGGGTGTTTCAGGCCATCACCGGGTTCTCGGGCTTGTTTGTGGAGGTTCTTGAAGCTGTTTGCCGACGAGCTGGGTCGTTTTAG